Proteins encoded together in one Telopea speciosissima isolate NSW1024214 ecotype Mountain lineage chromosome 4, Tspe_v1, whole genome shotgun sequence window:
- the LOC122658239 gene encoding protein NRT1/ PTR FAMILY 6.2-like, which yields MSPKITYAVDYKGQPVDKTRAGGWLSAAFILVLEACERFTTLGISANMVIYAVGTLHLPSATAANIVSNFGGAGFMLCLLGGFVADSFLGRYWTIAISSLIIAIGSALLSISCALPSLRPPPCNPNSSTCVEANGFQVGVLVAALYVIALGQGGIKANVSGFGTDQFDENDKKEKSKMDYFFSRFYFVISLGSLLSVTVGIYVQDNVSRSWGYGLCCFAFFFGSIFYLLRTRKYRYKKCVGSPIVQVLNVLVAALRKSKLKSPTNVDTLYNDSTDDSTAPRIRHTDQLRWMDKAAIIDENDYGTNGSVIRNRWKLCSVTKVEEVKMIVRLLPIWASTIYFWCIHSQVLTFSVEQANTLERSIGNFLIPAGSFNVFYIAGILIGAAFYDRVIIPLMKRWKGKHGFTNLQRIAIGMVFSILAMAVASIVETRRLAVVRVVGGNVTTLPMQFYILIPQFFLVGLAESFTYSGQLDFFITRSPKGMKSMSTGIFLSTVGLGFFVSTFLVSIVNQVTGTQIGTGWLTSNLNYGKLYFFYALLAILSFTNLIFFILCAIWYVRTMKNSSQIESIITSSEEEEKHAMQKEGTLTASAAEDYE from the exons ATGAGTCCAAAAATCACTTATGCGGTAGATTACAAGGGACAACCAGTTGACAAGACGAGAGCTGGAGGATGGTTGTCTGCGGCATTTATCCTAG TTCTTGAGGCATGCGAGAGGTTCACAACATTGGGAATCTCAGCCAACATGGTGATTTATGCGGTTGGGACATTGCATCTTCCTAGTGCAACTGCGGCCAACATCGTATCAAATTTTGGTGGTGCAGGATTTATGCTTTGTTTGCTCGGCGGTTTCGTGGCTGATAGTTTCTTAGGCCGGTATTGGACAATTGCCATTTCCTCACTAATCATAGCAATC GGATCTGCCCTTTTATCAATATCATGCGCCTTGCCATCACTACGTCCACCCCCTTGCAACCCTAACAGTAGTACATGTGTAGAGGCCAATGGATTCCAAGTTGGAGTTCTGGTTGCTGCTCTATATGTGATCGCATTGGGACAAGGAGGAATTAAAGCCAATGTATCAGGATTTGGAACTGATCAATTCGACGAGAatgataagaaagaaaaatccaaGATGGATTACTTTTTCAGTAGATTTTATTTCGTCATCAGCCTTGGGTCTTTACTTAGTGTCACGGTGGGGATCTATGTACAAGATAATGTCAGTCGAAGCTGGGGATATGGACTTTGTTGTTTCGCATTCTTTTTtggatcaattttttatttgttgcgGACTAGAAAATACAGGTACAAGAAATGTGTGGGAAGTCCCATTGTTCAAGTTCTCAATGTTTTGGTTGCTGCTCTACGGAAGAGTAAACTCAAATCTCCTACCAACGTTGATACCTTATATAATGACTCTACTGATGATAGTACTGCTCCAAGAATCCGTCACACCGACCAACTTCG TTGGATGGACAAGGCTGCAATCATAGACGAAAACGACTATGGGACTAATGGTTCTGTGATTCGAAACCGTTGGAAACTATGTTCAGTAACAAAAGTAGAGGAGGTGAAAATGATTGTTAGACTATTACCAATTTGGGCCTCCACAATATATTTCTGGTGTATACATTCACAGGTGCTCACCTTCTCAGTGGAGCAAGCTAATACATTAGAGAGATCAATCGGGAACTTTCTCATCCCAGCAGGCTCTTTCAATGTCTTCTATATTGCCGGGATATTGATTGGTGCTGCTTTCTACGACCGGGTGATCATTCCCTTGATGAAGAGGTGGAAAGGGAAACATG GTTTCACCAACCTGCAAAGAATAGCCATTGGCATGGTCTTTTCAATTTTGGCGATGGCAGTTGCTTCCATCGTGGAGACAAGACGGTTAGCCGTGGTTAGAGTTGTGGGTGGCAATGTCACAACTTTGCCTATGCAATTCTACATATTGATTCCGCAGTTCTTCCTTGTTGGCTTGGCAGAATCATTTACGTACAGCGGCCAACTTGACTTCTTCATAACCAGATCTCCAAAAGGGATGAAGTCAATGAGCACTGGGATTTTTCTCTCGACTGTTGGACTTGGGTTTTTTGTTAGCACCTTCTTGGTGTCCATAGTCAACCAGGTGACTGGAACCCAGATTGGCACTGGATGGCTAACAAGTAACCTAAACTATGGGAAATTATACTTTTTCTATGCTCTTCTAGCCATATTAAGCTTCACAAACTTGATATTCTTTATTCTTTGTGCCATATGGTATGTGAGGACAATGAAAAATTCTTCACAAATTGAGAGCATCATTACAAGTtctgaggaggaagagaaacaTGCTATGCAGAAGGAGGGCACCCTTACAGCTTCTGCAGCGGAAGATTATGAATGA
- the LOC122658240 gene encoding protein NRT1/ PTR FAMILY 6.2-like: protein MNPKMNYVIDYKGQPADKTRTGGWLTAALILVLEACERFTTMGIASNMVTYVVGTLHLPSATAANIVSNFGGAGFLLCLLGGFVADSFLGRYWTIIISSLIISIGSALLSISCAIPGLRPPPCNVNSSTCVEANGFQVGVLVAALYVIALGQGGLKANVSGFGTDQFDENDKKEKSKMDYFFSRFYFVISLGSLLSVTVAIYVQDNVSRSWGYGLCCFAFFLGTLVYMSRTRRYRYKKCVGSPIVQFLNVLVAALRKRKLKCPSNVDALYDDSTHTTPIIRHTDQLRWLDKAAIIDENDYGTNGSVIRNRWKLCTITKVEEVKMMVRLMPIWASTIYFWCIHSQVLTFSIEQASTLERSIGNFLIPAGSFNIFYIAGILIGSAFYDRVIIPLMKRWKGKHGFTNLQRIAIGIVFSILAMTVASIVETRRLAVVRVVGGKVTTLPMQFYILIPQFFLVGLAESFTYSGQLDFFITRSPKGMKSMSTGLFLSTVGLGFFVSTFLVSIVNQVTGTQVGTGWLTSNINYGKLYYFYALLAVLSFINLIFYLLCAIWYVRTMKNTSQIENIITNSEEEERHAMQMAGTLTVAEKDCE, encoded by the exons ATGAATCCAAAAATGAATTATGTGATAGACTACAAGGGACAACCAGCTGACAAGACGAGAACGGGAGGATGGTTGACTGCGGCTCTTATCCTAG TTCTTGAGGCATGTGAGAGGTTCACTACAATGGGGATCGCATCCAACATGGTGACCTATGTGGTTGGGACATTGCATCTTCCTAGTGCAACTGCGGCCAATATCGTATCGAACTTTGGTGGCGCAGGATTCCTCTTATGTTTGCTCGGCGGTTTCGTGGCTGATAGTTTTTTAGGCCGGTATTGGACAATTATCATTTCCTCACTCATCATATCAATC GGTTCTGCCCTTTTATCAATATCTTGTGCAATACCAGGACTACGCCCACCCCCTTGCAACGTTAATAGTAGTACATGCGTAGAGGCCAATGGATTCCAAGTTGGAGTTCTGGTTGCTGCTCTATACGTGATCGCATTGGGACAAGGAGGACTTAAAGCCAATGTATCTGGATTTGGAACTGATCAATTTGACGAGAATGATAAGaaggaaaaatcaaagatggaTTACTTTTTTAGTAGATTTTATTTCGTCATCAGCCTTGGGTCTTTACTTAGTGTCACCGTGGCAATCTACGTACAAGACAATGTAAGCCGAAGCTGGGGATACGGGCTTTGCTGTTTCGCATTCTTTTTAGGAACACTTGTATATATGTCACGGACTAGAAGATATAGGTACAAAAAATGTGTGGGAAGCCCTATTGTTCAATTTCTCAACGTTTTGGTGGCTGCTCTACGGAAGAGGAAACTCAAATGCCCAAGCAACGTTGATGCTTTATATGATGACTCAACACACACTACTCCAATAATCCGTCACACAGACCAACTTCG TTGGTTGGACAAGGCTGCAATCATAGACGAAAACGACTATGGGACTAATGGTTCTGTGATTCGAAACCGTTGGAAACTCTGTACAATCACAAAGGTAGAGGAAGTGAAAATGATGGTTAGACTAATGCCAATTTGGGCCTCCACAATCTATTTCTGGTGCATACATTCGCAGGTGCTCACCTTCTCAATAGAGCAAGCTTCAACATTAGAGAGATCAATTGGGAACTTTCTAATCCCTGCAGGATCTTTCAATATCTTCTATATTGCCGGCATATTGATTGGTTCTGCTTTCTACGACCGGGTGATCATTCCCTTGATGAAGAGGTGGAAAGGGAAACATG GCTTCACCAACCTGCAAAGAATAGCCATTGGCATTGTCTTTTCAATTTTGGCCATGACAGTTGCTTCCATCGTGGAGACAAGACGGTTGGCCGTGGTTAGAGTTGTGGGTGGCAAAGTAACAACTTTGCCTATGCAATTCTACATATTGATTCCACAGTTCTTCCTTGTTGGCTTGGCAGAATCATTCACGTACAGCGGTCAGCTTGACTTCTTCATAACCAGATCACCAAAAGGGATGAAATCGATGAGCACTGGGCTTTTCCTCTCGACTGTGGGACTTGGGTTTTTTGTCAGCACCTTCTTGGTGTCCATAGTCAACCAGGTGACTGGAACCCAAGTTGGCACTGGATGGCTAACTAGTAACATAAACTATGGGAAATTATACTATTTTTATGCTCTTCTAGCTGTGTTAAGCTTCATAAACTTGATATTCTATCTTCTTTGTGCCATATGGTATGTGAGGACAATGAAAAATACTTCACAAATAGAGAACATCATTACAAATtctgaagaggaagagagacaTGCCATGCAGATGGCTGGCACCCTTACAGTTGCAGAGAAAGATTGTGAATGA
- the LOC122658242 gene encoding protein NRT1/ PTR FAMILY 6.2-like: MSPKINYVIDYKGQPADKTITGGWLTAALILVLEACERFTTMGIASNMVTYVVGTLHLPSATAANIVSNFGGAGFLLCLLGGFVADSFLGRYWTIIISSLIISIGSALLSISCAIPGLRPPPCNINSSTCVEANGFQVGVLVAALYVIALGQGGLKANVSGFGTDQFDENDKKEKSKMDYFFSRFYFVISLGSLLSVTVAIYVQDNVSRSWGYGLCCFAFFFGTLLYMSRTRRYRYKKCVGSPIVQFLNVLVAALRKRKLKCPSNVDALYDDSTNATPIIRHTDQLRWLDKAAIIDENDYGTNGSVIRNRWKLCTITKVEEVKMMVRLMPIWASTIYFWCIHSQVLTFSIEQASTLERSIGNFLIPAGSFNIFYIAGILIGSAFYDRVIIPLMKRWKGKHGFTNLQRIAIGIVFSILAMTVASIVETRRLAVVRVVGGNVTTLPMQFYILIPQFFLVGLAESFTYSGQLDFFITRSPKGMKSMSTGLFLSTVGLGFFVSTFLVSIVNQVTGTQVGTGWLTSNINYGKLYYFYALLAVLSFINLIFYLLCAIWYVRTMKNTSQIENIITNSEEEERHAMQMAGTLTVAEKDCE; this comes from the exons ATGAGTCCAAAAATTAATTATGTGATAGACTACAAGGGACAACCAGCTGACAAGACGATAACGGGAGGATGGTTGACTGCGGCTCTTATCCTAG TTCTTGAGGCATGTGAGAGGTTCACTACAATGGGGATCGCATCCAACATGGTGACCTATGTGGTTGGGACATTGCATCTTCCTAGTGCAACTGCGGCCAATATCGTATCGAACTTTGGTGGCGCAGGATTCCTCTTATGTTTGCTCGGCGGTTTCGTGGCTGATAGTTTTTTAGGCCGGTATTGGACAATTATCATTTCCTCACTCATCATATCAATC GGTTCTGCCCTTTTATCAATATCTTGTGCAATACCAGGACTACGCCCACCCCCTTGCAACATTAATAGTAGTACATGCGTAGAGGCCAATGGATTCCAAGTTGGAGTTCTGGTTGCTGCTCTATACGTGATCGCATTGGGACAAGGAGGACTTAAAGCCAATGTATCAGGATTTGGAACTGATCAATTCGACGAGAATGATAAGAAGGAAAAATCCAAGATGGATTACTTTTTTAGTAGATTTTATTTCGTCATCAGCCTTGGGTCTTTACTTAGTGTCACCGTGGCAATCTACGTACAAGACAATGTTAGCCGAAGCTGGGGATATGGACTTTGCTGTTTCGCATTCTTTTTTGGAACACTTCTATATATGTCGCGGACTAGAAGATATAGGTACAAAAAATGTGTGGGAAGTCCCATTGTTCAATTTCTCAACGTTTTGGTGGCTGCTCTAAGGAAGAGGAAACTCAAATGCCCTAGCAACGTTGATGCTTTATATGATGACTCAACTAACGCTACTCCAATAATCCGTCACACAGACCAACTTCG TTGGTTGGACAAGGCTGCAATCATAGACGAAAACGACTATGGGACTAATGGTTCTGTGATTCGAAACCGTTGGAAACTCTGTACAATCACAAAGGTAGAGGAAGTGAAAATGATGGTTAGACTAATGCCAATTTGGGCCTCCACAATCTATTTCTGGTGCATACATTCGCAGGTGCTCACCTTCTCAATAGAGCAAGCTTCAACATTAGAGAGATCAATTGGGAACTTTCTAATCCCTGCAGGATCTTTCAATATCTTCTATATTGCCGGCATATTGATTGGTTCTGCTTTCTACGACCGGGTGATCATTCCCTTGATGAAGAGGTGGAAAGGGAAACATG GCTTCACCAACCTGCAAAGAATAGCCATTGGCATTGTCTTTTCAATTTTGGCCATGACAGTTGCTTCCATCGTGGAGACAAGACGGTTGGCCGTGGTTAGAGTTGTGGGTGGCAATGTAACAACTTTGCCTATGCAATTCTACATATTGATTCCACAGTTCTTCCTTGTTGGCTTGGCAGAATCATTCACGTACAGCGGTCAGCTTGACTTCTTCATAACCAGATCACCAAAAGGGATGAAATCGATGAGCACTGGGCTTTTCCTCTCGACTGTGGGACTTGGGTTTTTTGTCAGCACCTTCTTGGTGTCCATAGTCAACCAGGTGACTGGAACCCAAGTTGGCACTGGATGGCTAACTAGTAACATAAACTATGGGAAATTATACTATTTTTATGCTCTTCTAGCTGTGTTAAGCTTCATAAACTTGATATTCTATCTTCTTTGTGCCATATGGTATGTGAGGACAATGAAAAATACTTCACAAATAGAGAACATCATTACAAATtctgaagaggaagagagacaTGCTATGCAGATGGCTGGCACCCTTACAGTTGCAGAGAAAGATTGTGAATGA
- the LOC122658241 gene encoding protein NRT1/ PTR FAMILY 6.2-like: protein MSLLPHSSSVLTGKQRPPFLNIVESESIKRTIQKLNKIILQRIKDADRDNFGDNLQTKQRFKEYERKMSPKITYAVDYKGQPVDKTRAGGWLSAAFILVLEACERFTTLGISANMVIYAVGTLHLPSATAANIVSNFGGAGFMLCLLGGFVADSFLGRYWTIAISSLIIAIGSALLSISCALPSLRPPPCNPNSSTCIEANGFQVGVLVAALYVIALGQGGIKANVSGFGTDQFDENDKKEKSKMDYFFSRFYFVISLGSLLSVTVGIYVQDNVSRSWGYGLCCFAFFFGSIFYLLRTRKYRYKKCVGSPIVQVLNVLVAALRKSKLKSPTNVDTLYNDSTDDSTAPRIRHTDQLRWMDKAAIIDENDYGTNGSVIRNRWKLCSVTKVEEVKMIVRLLPIWASTIYFWCIHSQVLTFSVEQANTLERSIGNFLIPAGSFNVFYIAGILIGAAFYDRVIIPLMKRWKGKHGFTNLQRIAIGMVFSILAMAVASIVETRRLAVVRVVGGNVTTLPMQFYILIPQFFLVGLAESFTYSGQLDFFITRSPKGMKSMSTGIFLSTVGLGFFVSTFLVSIVNQVTGTQVGTGWLTSNLNYGKLYFFYALLAILSFTNLIFFILCAIWYVRTMKNSSQIESIITSSEEEEKHAMQKEGTLAASAVEDYE from the exons ATGTCATTGCTTCCTCATTCGTCTTCTGTGCTTACAGGAAAACAGAGGCCTCCATTTCTTAATATTGTGGAATCTGAAAGCATCAAAAGGACAATACAAAAGTTAAACAAGATAATTTTGCAGAGAATCAAAGATGCCGATCGTGACAACTTCGGTGATAATTTACAGACAAAACAAAGATTTAAAGAATAT GAGAGAAAAATGAGTCCAAAAATCACTTATGCGGTAGATTACAAGGGACAACCAGTTGACAAGACGAGAGCTGGAGGATGGTTGTCTGCGGCATTTATCCTAG TTCTTGAGGCATGCGAGAGGTTCACAACATTGGGAATCTCAGCCAACATGGTGATTTATGCGGTTGGGACATTGCATCTTCCTAGTGCAACTGCGGCAAACATCGTATCAAACTTTGGTGGTGCAGGATTTATGCTTTGTTTGCTCGGCGGTTTCGTGGCTGATAGTTTCTTAGGCCGGTATTGGACAATTGCCATTTCCTCACTAATCATAGCAATC GGATCTGCCCTTTTATCAATATCATGCGCCTTGCCATCACTACGCCCACCCCCTTGCAACCCTAACAGTAGTACATGCATAGAGGCCAATGGATTCCAAGTTGGAGTTCTAGTTGCTGCTCTATACGTGATCGCATTGGGACAAGGAGGAATTAAAGCCAATGTATCAGGATTTGGAACTGATCAATTCGACGAGAatgataagaaagaaaaatccaaGATGGATTACTTTTTCAGTAGATTTTATTTCGTCATCAGCCTTGGGTCTTTACTTAGTGTCACGGTGGGGATCTATGTACAAGATAATGTCAGTCGAAGCTGGGGATATGGACTTTGTTGTTTCGCATTCTTTTTtggatcaattttttatttgttgcgGACTAGAAAATACAGGTACAAGAAATGTGTGGGAAGTCCCATTGTTCAAGTTCTCAATGTTTTGGTTGCTGCTCTACGGAAGAGTAAACTCAAATCTCCTACCAACGTTGATACCTTATATAATGACTCTACTGATGATAGTACTGCTCCAAGAATCCGTCACACCGACCAACTTCG TTGGATGGACAAGGCTGCAATCATAGACGAAAACGACTATGGGACTAATGGTTCTGTGATTCGAAACCGTTGGAAACTATGTTCAGTAACAAAAGTAGAGGAGGTGAAAATGATTGTTAGACTATTACCAATTTGGGCCTCCACAATATATTTCTGGTGTATACATTCACAGGTGCTCACCTTCTCAGTGGAGCAAGCTAATACATTAGAGAGATCAATCGGGAACTTTCTCATCCCAGCAGGCTCTTTCAATGTCTTCTATATTGCCGGCATATTGATTGGTGCTGCTTTCTACGACCGGGTGATCATTCCCTTGATGAAGAGGTGGAAAGGGAAACATG GTTTCACCAACCTGCAAAGAATAGCCATTGGCATGGTCTTTTCAATTTTGGCGATGGCAGTTGCTTCTATCGTGGAGACAAGACGGTTAGCCGTGGTTAGAGTTGTGGGTGGCAATGTCACAACTTTGCCTATGCAATTTTACATATTGATTCCGCAGTTCTTCCTTGTTGGCTTGGCAGAATCATTCACGTACAGCGGTCAACTTGACTTCTTCATAACCAGATCTCCAAAAGGGATGAAGTCGATGAGTACTGGGATTTTCCTCTCCACTGTTGGACTTGGGTTTTTTGTCAGCACCTTCTTAGTGTCCATAGTCAACCAGGTGACTGGAACCCAAGTTGGCACTGGATGGCTAACAAGTAACCTAAACTATGGGAAATTATACTTTTTCTATGCTCTTCTAGCCATATTAAGCTTCACAAACTTGATATTCTTTATTCTTTGTGCCATATGGTATGTGAGGACAATGAAAAATTCTTCACAAATTGAGAGCATCATTACAAGTtctgaggaggaagagaaacaTGCTATGCAGAAGGAGGGCACCCTTGCAGCTTCTGCAGTGGAAGATTATGAATGA
- the LOC122658238 gene encoding protein NRT1/ PTR FAMILY 6.2-like, whose amino-acid sequence MSPKINYVIDYKGQPADKTITGGWLTAALILVLEACERFTTMGIASNMVTYVVGTLHLPSATAANIVSNFGGAGFLLCLLGGFVADSFLGRYWTIIISSLIISIGSALLSISCAIPGLRPPPCNINSSTCVEANGFQVGVLVAALYVIALGQGGLKANVSGFGTDQFDENDKKEKSKMDYFFSRFYFVISLGSLLSVTVAIYVQDNVSRSWGYGLCCFAFFFGTLLYMSRTRRYRYKKCVGSPIVQFLNVLVAALRKRKLKCPSNVDALYDDSTNTTPIIRHTDQLRWLDKAAIIDENDYGTNGSVIRNRWKLCTITKVEEVKMMVRLMPIWASTIYFWCIHSQVLTFSIEQASTLERSIGNFLIPAGSFNIFYIAGILIGSAFYDRVIIPLMKRWKGKHGFTNLQRIAIGIVFSILAMTVASIVETRRLAVVRVVGGNVTTLPMQFYILIPQFFLVGLAESFTYSGQLDFFITRSPKGMKSMSTGLFLSTVGLGFFVSTFLVSIVNQVTGTQVGTGWLTSNINYGKLYYFYALLAVLSFINLIFYLLCAIWYVRTMKNTSQIENIITNSEEEEKHAMQMAGTLTVAEKDCE is encoded by the exons TTCTTGAGGCATGTGAGAGGTTCACTACAATGGGGATCGCATCCAACATGGTGACCTATGTGGTTGGGACATTGCATCTTCCTAGTGCAACTGCGGCCAATATCGTATCGAACTTTGGTGGCGCAGGATTCCTCTTATGTTTGCTCGGCGGTTTCGTGGCTGATAGTTTTTTAGGCCGGTATTGGACAATTATCATTTCCTCACTCATCATATCAATC GGTTCTGCCCTTTTATCAATATCTTGTGCAATACCAGGACTACGCCCACCCCCTTGCAACATTAATAGTAGTACATGCGTAGAGGCCAATGGATTCCAAGTTGGAGTTCTGGTTGCTGCTCTATACGTGATCGCATTGGGACAAGGAGGACTTAAAGCCAATGTATCAGGATTTGGAACTGATCAATTCGACGAGAATGATAAGAAGGAAAAATCCAAGATGGATTACTTTTTTAGTAGATTTTATTTCGTCATCAGCCTTGGGTCTTTACTTAGTGTCACCGTGGCAATCTACGTACAAGACAATGTTAGCCGAAGCTGGGGATATGGACTTTGCTGTTTCGCATTCTTTTTTGGAACACTTCTATATATGTCACGGACTAGAAGATACAGGTACAAAAAATGTGTGGGAAGTCCCATTGTTCAATTTCTAAACGTTTTGGTGGCTGCTCTACGGAAGAGGAAACTCAAATGCCCTAGCAACGTTGATGCTTTATATGATGACTCAACTAACACTACTCCAATAATCCGTCACACAGACCAACTTCG TTGGTTGGACAAGGCTGCAATCATAGACGAAAACGACTATGGGACTAATGGTTCTGTGATTCGAAACCGTTGGAAACTCTGTACAATCACAAAGGTAGAGGAAGTGAAAATGATGGTTAGACTAATGCCAATTTGGGCCTCCACAATCTATTTCTGGTGCATACATTCGCAGGTGCTCACCTTCTCAATAGAGCAAGCTTCAACATTAGAGAGATCAATTGGGAACTTTCTAATCCCTGCAGGATCTTTCAATATCTTCTATATTGCCGGCATATTGATTGGTTCTGCTTTCTACGACCGGGTGATCATTCCCTTGATGAAGAGGTGGAAAGGGAAACATG GCTTCACCAACCTGCAAAGAATAGCCATTGGCATTGTCTTTTCAATTTTGGCCATGACAGTTGCTTCCATCGTGGAGACAAGACGGTTGGCCGTGGTTAGAGTTGTGGGTGGCAATGTAACAACTTTGCCTATGCAATTCTACATATTGATTCCACAGTTCTTCCTTGTTGGCTTGGCAGAATCATTCACGTACAGCGGTCAGCTTGACTTCTTCATAACCAGATCACCAAAAGGGATGAAATCGATGAGCACTGGGCTTTTCCTCTCGACTGTGGGACTTGGGTTTTTTGTCAGCACCTTCTTGGTGTCCATAGTCAACCAGGTGACTGGAACCCAAGTTGGCACTGGATGGCTAACTAGTAACATAAACTATGGGAAATTATACTATTTTTATGCTCTTCTAGCCGTGTTAAGCTTCATAAACTTGATATTCTATCTTCTTTGTGCCATATGGTATGTGAGGACAATGAAAAATACTTCACAAATAGAGAACATCATTACAAATtctgaagaggaagagaaacatGCCATGCAGATGGCTGGCACCCTTACAGTTGCAGAGAAAGATTGTGAATGA